The Corynebacterium jeddahense genome has a window encoding:
- a CDS encoding HAD family hydrolase, translating into MKVAAFDFDGTLHHPGLGFRPEDIAAIDAWRAAGHLAISATGRSRSALAHGMRGSGLTFDYCVLSNGGSATDGANRELLFGYEVDGAVVRQTIDAYGTHPGLAIFGTTLGHVDGVFANNTGADHDFTAHFSPMTVADIPLHRFAVVPIWVPGRARLRAEIVDWARALGTVEVAQNQDYIDLMAPGRSKGAGILQLLDVLRLPRDTVELYTFGDSWNDLTMHALADSSHSFPHSPAEVRAATDRVIGSVSEVLPEYM; encoded by the coding sequence ATGAAGGTTGCGGCGTTCGACTTCGACGGCACTCTCCACCACCCCGGCCTCGGGTTCCGCCCCGAGGACATCGCCGCGATCGATGCCTGGCGCGCTGCCGGGCATCTTGCCATTTCCGCCACCGGCCGCTCCCGCTCGGCGCTCGCCCACGGCATGCGCGGCAGCGGGCTCACCTTCGACTACTGCGTGCTCTCCAACGGCGGGTCCGCCACCGACGGCGCGAACCGCGAGCTCCTCTTCGGCTACGAGGTCGACGGCGCCGTCGTGCGCCAGACTATCGACGCCTACGGCACCCACCCCGGCCTCGCCATCTTCGGCACCACGCTCGGCCACGTCGACGGCGTCTTCGCCAACAACACCGGCGCGGACCACGACTTCACCGCCCACTTCTCGCCGATGACCGTCGCCGACATCCCCCTCCACCGCTTCGCCGTCGTGCCCATCTGGGTGCCGGGCCGGGCGCGCCTGCGCGCGGAGATCGTCGACTGGGCCCGGGCCCTGGGCACCGTCGAGGTCGCCCAGAACCAGGACTACATCGACCTCATGGCCCCGGGCCGCTCGAAGGGCGCGGGCATCCTCCAGCTTCTCGACGTCCTCCGGCTCCCCCGCGACACCGTCGAGCTCTACACGTTCGGCGACTCCTGGAACGACCTGACCATGCACGCGCTCGCCGACTCCTCCCACAGCTTCCCCCACTCCCCCGCCGAGGTGCGGGCCGCCACGGACCGCGTCATCGGGTCGGTGTCCGAGGTGCTCCCGGAGTACATGTAG
- a CDS encoding methionine ABC transporter permease has product MTEYVLAAPNWDSLWPTFVDAVGDTLWMVAITMVVGGFFGLVLGLLLYTTRPGGILQNKVVYTLINVAVNFFRPIPFIIMIAMLYPVTHFVVGTTIGRGAATFVMCFCATFTVARIVEQNLVAIDPGVIEAARSMGASPWKIITSVILPEALGPLILGYTFIFIAVIDMSAMAGYIGGGGLGDFAIVYGYRAFEPQVTWAAVLVIVVIVQLAQFLGNWLSKKVMRR; this is encoded by the coding sequence ATCACCGAGTACGTACTGGCGGCCCCGAACTGGGACTCGCTGTGGCCCACGTTTGTCGACGCCGTCGGCGACACCCTCTGGATGGTCGCCATCACCATGGTGGTCGGCGGCTTCTTCGGCCTCGTGTTGGGCCTGCTGCTCTACACCACCCGCCCCGGCGGCATCCTGCAGAATAAGGTCGTCTACACGCTGATCAACGTGGCGGTGAACTTCTTCCGCCCCATCCCGTTCATCATCATGATCGCGATGCTCTACCCGGTGACGCACTTCGTCGTGGGCACAACCATCGGCCGCGGCGCGGCGACGTTCGTCATGTGCTTCTGCGCCACGTTCACCGTCGCCCGCATCGTGGAGCAGAACCTCGTGGCCATCGACCCGGGCGTCATCGAGGCGGCGCGCTCGATGGGCGCGAGCCCATGGAAGATCATCACCTCCGTCATCCTCCCCGAGGCGCTCGGCCCGCTCATCCTCGGCTACACCTTCATCTTCATCGCCGTGATCGACATGTCCGCCATGGCCGGCTACATCGGCGGCGGCGGCCTGGGCGACTTCGCCATCGTCTACGGCTACCGCGCCTTCGAACCCCAGGTCACCTGGGCTGCCGTGCTGGTCATCGTGGTCATCGTCCAGCTCGCCCAGTTCCTGGGCAACTGGCTGTCCAAGAAGGTCATGCGCCGATAG
- a CDS encoding methionine ABC transporter ATP-binding protein, whose translation MAATGTRIEFRNVSKVFKTKDREVTAVDDVTLTVEPGEILGVIGYSGAGKSTLVRLINGLDMPTSGQLLLDGTDVVGMPERELREIRRNVGMIFQQFNLFSSRTAAGNIEYPLKLAGVGKEERKRRVAELLDFVGLSERGENYPEQLSGGQKQRVGIARALATNPSLLLADEATSALDPETTLEVLGVLRRVNEELGITIVVITHEMDVIRSIADKVAVMENGRVVEYGSVYDVFANPQTAVAQRFAATSLRNTPDEVERRELLATPGRLFTVDLTADSGFFGAAEAARARGVVVEPVHAGITTLQERSFGKMTVRLNGDDAAINDFLSTLQRTTEIEEITR comes from the coding sequence ATGGCTGCAACCGGCACCCGGATTGAGTTCCGGAACGTTTCCAAGGTCTTCAAAACCAAGGATCGCGAGGTCACCGCCGTCGACGACGTCACCCTGACCGTCGAACCCGGCGAGATCCTCGGCGTGATCGGCTACTCGGGTGCCGGCAAGTCCACGCTTGTCCGCCTCATCAACGGCCTCGACATGCCCACGAGCGGGCAGTTGCTTCTCGACGGCACCGACGTGGTCGGCATGCCCGAGCGCGAGCTGCGCGAGATCCGCCGCAACGTGGGCATGATCTTCCAGCAGTTCAACCTGTTTTCCTCTCGCACGGCCGCGGGCAATATCGAGTACCCGCTCAAGCTGGCCGGCGTGGGCAAGGAGGAGCGCAAGCGCCGCGTCGCCGAGCTGCTCGACTTCGTGGGCCTGTCCGAGCGCGGCGAGAACTACCCGGAGCAGCTCTCCGGCGGCCAGAAGCAGCGCGTCGGCATCGCCCGCGCGCTGGCGACCAACCCGTCGCTGCTCCTCGCCGACGAGGCCACCTCAGCCCTCGACCCGGAAACCACCCTGGAAGTGCTCGGCGTGCTGCGCCGCGTCAACGAGGAGCTCGGCATCACCATCGTGGTGATCACGCACGAGATGGACGTCATCCGCTCCATCGCCGACAAGGTCGCCGTGATGGAGAACGGCCGCGTGGTGGAGTACGGCAGCGTATACGACGTCTTCGCCAACCCGCAGACGGCCGTGGCGCAGCGCTTCGCCGCCACCAGCCTGCGCAACACGCCGGACGAGGTGGAGCGGCGCGAGCTGCTGGCCACGCCCGGGCGCCTGTTCACCGTGGACCTCACAGCGGACTCCGGCTTCTTCGGCGCCGCCGAGGCCGCCCGCGCGCGCGGCGTGGTCGTCGAGCCGGTGCACGCCGGCATCACCACCCTCCAGGAGCGTTCGTTCGGCAAGATGACGGTCCGCCTCAACGGCGACGACGCCGCCATCAACGACTTCCTGTCCACCCTGCAGCGCACGACCGAGATTGAGGAGATCACCCGATGA
- a CDS encoding MetQ/NlpA family ABC transporter substrate-binding protein — MRTKRFLAAAAAALIASTGLVACSSETESSSSSKGDGDNVTVKIGTTDADLKAWSVFADEAEKNGIHLDIVRFSEYPQVNPAQSEGQIEISKFQTINYQAQYNATSGKDLRIIGSGEINVLGLFWKDHTSLDGIDGQEVAIPNDPSNQGRAINVLVQAGLLKLRDGAPKLTPTPADVDKNASKVKVVAVDASQTPNAYNEGRPAIINNNWLQRAGIDPASSVAADDPNSELAEPYINVFTVSGDDLDNPTYEKLVDIWQSPEVTEALNEDSNGTAVQVQRSKEDLNKILDNLVEEYK; from the coding sequence ATGCGTACCAAGCGCTTTCTCGCCGCGGCGGCAGCGGCGCTCATCGCCTCCACGGGGCTTGTGGCCTGCTCGTCGGAGACGGAATCGTCGTCGTCAAGCAAGGGCGACGGCGACAACGTGACGGTGAAGATCGGCACGACCGACGCCGACCTCAAGGCCTGGAGCGTCTTCGCCGACGAAGCGGAGAAGAACGGCATCCACCTGGACATCGTGCGGTTCTCCGAGTACCCGCAGGTCAACCCGGCGCAGTCCGAGGGCCAGATCGAGATCTCGAAGTTCCAGACCATCAACTACCAGGCGCAGTACAACGCCACGTCCGGCAAGGACCTGCGCATCATCGGCTCCGGCGAGATCAACGTCCTCGGCCTGTTCTGGAAGGATCACACGTCGCTCGACGGCATCGACGGCCAAGAGGTCGCGATCCCGAACGACCCGTCCAACCAGGGCCGCGCGATCAACGTGCTCGTCCAGGCGGGCTTGCTCAAGCTCCGCGACGGCGCACCGAAGCTCACGCCGACGCCGGCGGACGTGGACAAGAACGCCTCGAAGGTGAAGGTCGTCGCCGTCGACGCCTCGCAGACGCCAAACGCGTACAACGAGGGCCGTCCCGCCATCATCAACAACAACTGGCTGCAGCGCGCGGGCATCGACCCGGCATCCTCCGTCGCGGCGGACGATCCGAACTCGGAGCTCGCGGAGCCGTACATCAACGTCTTCACTGTCTCGGGCGACGACCTGGACAACCCGACGTACGAGAAGCTCGTGGACATCTGGCAGTCGCCTGAGGTGACGGAGGCGCTCAACGAGGACTCCAACGGCACGGCCGTGCAGGTCCAGCGCTCGAAGGAGGACCTGAACAAGATCCTCGACAACCTCGTGGAGGAGTACAAGTAA
- a CDS encoding MetQ/NlpA family ABC transporter substrate-binding protein has product MRMKRTLATVAAAAIAATGLVACSDDSNDNKDNNAKDGGNVTVKIGTTESDQEAWRVFKDLAKDNGINLDIVQFSDYSPVNEALAQGEIDVNKFQHIKYLAAYNQSSGNDLRIVGSTEIVPLALFWKDHTSLDGIEGKEIAIPNDPSNQGRAINVLVQAGLLKLKGNIADELAPTPTDIDKDASKVSVVPVDASQTPSAYNEGRPAIINNTWLDRAGIEPSTSIFQDDPNSKEAEPYINVFAARKDDIDDETLNKLVELWQTPEVEEAVAKDSKGTSVPVYRDKQELNDILDRLQNK; this is encoded by the coding sequence ATGCGTATGAAGCGCACCCTTGCCACCGTCGCCGCGGCCGCCATCGCCGCCACCGGCCTGGTCGCCTGCTCCGACGACTCCAACGACAACAAGGACAACAACGCGAAGGACGGCGGCAACGTCACCGTCAAGATCGGCACGACCGAGTCCGACCAGGAAGCCTGGCGCGTGTTCAAGGACCTGGCCAAGGACAACGGCATCAACCTGGACATCGTCCAGTTCTCGGACTACTCGCCGGTCAACGAGGCGCTCGCCCAGGGCGAAATCGACGTGAACAAGTTCCAGCACATCAAGTACCTCGCCGCCTACAACCAGTCCTCCGGCAACGACCTGCGCATCGTCGGCTCCACCGAGATCGTGCCGCTCGCGCTGTTCTGGAAGGACCACACCTCCCTCGACGGCATTGAGGGCAAGGAGATCGCGATCCCGAACGACCCGTCCAACCAGGGCCGCGCGATCAACGTGCTCGTCCAGGCCGGGCTGCTCAAGCTCAAGGGCAACATTGCCGACGAGCTCGCGCCGACACCGACCGACATCGACAAGGACGCCTCCAAGGTCTCCGTGGTCCCGGTGGACGCGTCGCAGACCCCGTCCGCCTACAACGAGGGCCGCCCCGCGATCATCAACAACACCTGGCTGGACCGCGCCGGCATCGAGCCGAGCACCTCCATCTTCCAGGACGACCCGAACTCCAAGGAGGCCGAGCCGTACATCAACGTCTTCGCCGCCCGCAAGGACGACATTGACGACGAGACGCTGAACAAGCTCGTCGAGCTGTGGCAGACCCCCGAGGTCGAGGAAGCGGTGGCGAAGGACTCGAAGGGCACCTCCGTGCCGGTCTACCGCGACAAGCAGGAGCTCAACGACATCCTCGACCGCCTGCAGAACAAGTAG